The following are encoded together in the Methanobacterium petrolearium genome:
- a CDS encoding DUF308 domain-containing protein, which produces MAEENNVLLGILAIILGILVMAFPIFSVFTASVLAGLAIMLLGIWLLVQSFGTWSASKAASIAYLILGIIAIIGGIGLFGHVLAFSFLASFWLYFVGIFLIISGIMSFFTQEGTAGKGVGGLGIILGILYIILGAYAWNPVYLAFLIGLWLIIEGISLFFVNPSDTTSE; this is translated from the coding sequence ATGGCCGAGGAAAACAATGTTTTATTAGGTATTTTAGCAATTATTTTAGGTATTTTAGTAATGGCATTCCCGATTTTCAGTGTATTTACAGCAAGTGTTCTTGCAGGGTTAGCTATAATGTTATTAGGAATATGGTTACTGGTACAAAGCTTTGGAACATGGAGTGCAAGCAAAGCTGCCAGCATAGCCTATCTGATCCTGGGAATTATTGCCATAATAGGTGGAATCGGGTTATTTGGCCACGTACTGGCATTTAGCTTCTTAGCTAGCTTCTGGCTTTACTTTGTTGGAATTTTCCTGATAATCTCCGGTATAATGTCCTTCTTCACTCAAGAAGGAACTGCAGGTAAAGGAGTTGGAGGTTTAGGTATAATATTGGGTATATTGTACATCATATTAGGGGCTTATGCTTGGAACCCAGTTTATCTCGCATTTTTAATTGGATTATGGTTAATAATTGAAGGAATAAGTTTATTCTTTGTCAACCCATCTGATACAACAAGTGAATAA
- a CDS encoding PAS domain S-box protein, which translates to MAKILIIGDKGCDVQHLKNMIHSIGHDTIYTTSSVENALKKSHELNPDLILMDIILHGKFDGVKTIAKMDIPIVYIITPFDEPIIKKTLVTEPCGYLLKPVSNTELKVTIQLALYKHNMEVTSKEYKHRFRTITNKLHETEIFLKSIYHDSQLPILVLDIARDGNYIISSYNDAFERATGIKKSGGIGENLSDFAPVDLFEVQHHLYEKISECLESGETIQYKNHINLSEIENWWLISLTPLKNVEDEFYRIIITIFNITEHKQIENISPKSEENYRLLVENLQRGVWRIDKDGYTSFVNESMTDMLGYTIEEMMGKPLFDFVDESDVEFSRKKLLRRKQGLSEQYDFGFIRKDGVKIYTTIAATPLTDKKGTYQGSLIGVINITERKKTEMALKESKQRLSGIIEFLPDATFAIDNKGKVIAWNKAIENMTGFKAQNMIGKGNYEYSLPFYGMRRPILIDLLNQSDESIENRYRYLKREGNVVLAETEAPLNGVNCVLWGKASPLYDDEGHVQGAIESIRDVTERKKSEKILQTSFFEQRIINDVVMELTGVKNSAEIYSIIAEAVRKLLPDSYIIVRAIAPDQKNIRITEILGHEHGLKKLEKIVGIDLFKIKFPLEEFNAEEGKSYQSGELTQFEEGIYGLTLGKIPRKVCNILEKKFNIDEMYNIGFSFSDENYGGLAITLPPGKSMEHENAIETIVNQASIAIQRSRAEEAIKESLREKDVLLREINHRVKNNMQIVSSLLNLQTQHVEKEETIGVLKESQGRVKSMAMIHEKLYQSRDLSHINFKEYVEKLVFDILYSYGVKTGTITPIIQVDNIEMGLETAIPLGLIINELVTNSIKYAFPQKKGTITIALKSLSEQMQLTISDDGIGLPADLDPQNTETLGLQLLNSLVHQIDANVKINRDNGTEFKIVFNELNYKKRIEDNFKEKNNDYSSPI; encoded by the coding sequence CTGGCCAAAATTCTTATTATTGGAGACAAAGGTTGTGATGTACAACACTTGAAGAACATGATTCATTCTATTGGGCATGATACCATTTATACCACCTCTTCTGTTGAAAATGCCCTAAAAAAATCTCATGAACTGAATCCTGATCTTATTTTGATGGATATTATATTACATGGAAAATTTGATGGTGTAAAAACCATTGCAAAAATGGATATCCCCATAGTTTACATAATCACCCCTTTTGATGAACCAATAATCAAAAAAACATTGGTTACTGAGCCCTGCGGTTACCTGTTAAAACCAGTTAGTAACACTGAATTGAAAGTCACCATCCAGCTGGCACTTTACAAACACAACATGGAAGTTACTTCAAAGGAGTATAAACACCGTTTTAGAACTATAACTAATAAATTGCATGAAACCGAAATCTTCTTAAAGAGCATTTATCATGATTCACAATTGCCGATTCTAGTTTTAGACATTGCTAGAGATGGAAATTACATTATATCCAGTTACAATGATGCCTTTGAACGTGCCACCGGAATCAAAAAAAGTGGAGGGATCGGTGAAAATTTATCTGATTTTGCCCCTGTTGATCTATTTGAAGTTCAACATCATTTATATGAAAAAATCAGTGAATGTCTTGAAAGTGGAGAAACCATCCAATATAAAAACCATATTAACTTATCAGAGATAGAAAATTGGTGGTTAATAAGTTTAACACCATTAAAAAATGTTGAAGATGAATTTTACCGCATTATCATAACTATATTTAATATTACAGAACATAAACAGATTGAAAACATATCCCCCAAAAGTGAAGAGAATTACCGACTACTTGTTGAAAATTTACAAAGAGGTGTCTGGAGGATTGACAAAGATGGCTACACCAGCTTTGTAAATGAGAGTATGACGGATATGTTGGGATACACTATTGAAGAAATGATGGGAAAACCTTTATTCGACTTTGTTGATGAGAGTGATGTTGAATTTTCCAGGAAAAAATTGTTAAGACGAAAACAAGGATTAAGTGAACAATATGATTTTGGATTCATCAGGAAAGATGGGGTAAAAATTTACACCACCATAGCAGCAACTCCCCTTACTGACAAGAAGGGAACTTACCAGGGTTCATTAATTGGAGTAATCAACATCACGGAAAGAAAAAAGACAGAAATGGCGTTAAAAGAATCTAAACAACGTTTATCTGGAATTATTGAGTTTTTACCCGATGCTACCTTTGCCATTGACAACAAAGGAAAAGTAATAGCTTGGAATAAGGCTATTGAGAATATGACCGGGTTTAAAGCTCAGAACATGATTGGAAAGGGAAATTACGAATATTCGCTGCCATTTTATGGTATGCGCAGACCTATATTGATTGATCTTTTAAATCAATCTGATGAAAGCATAGAAAATAGATACCGCTATTTAAAAAGGGAAGGCAATGTTGTTTTAGCAGAAACAGAAGCACCATTAAATGGAGTTAACTGTGTTCTCTGGGGAAAAGCAAGCCCACTTTATGATGATGAAGGCCATGTTCAGGGGGCCATAGAGTCAATTCGTGATGTAACTGAGCGTAAAAAGTCAGAAAAAATTCTGCAAACTTCATTCTTTGAACAAAGAATAATCAACGATGTGGTAATGGAACTTACTGGAGTTAAAAATTCTGCTGAAATATACTCTATTATTGCAGAAGCTGTTCGAAAACTATTACCTGATTCTTACATTATTGTCCGTGCCATAGCCCCTGATCAAAAAAATATACGCATAACTGAAATTTTAGGCCATGAACACGGTTTAAAAAAACTTGAAAAAATAGTAGGAATAGATCTCTTCAAAATTAAATTCCCACTTGAAGAATTTAATGCTGAAGAAGGAAAATCATACCAAAGTGGAGAATTAACCCAATTTGAAGAGGGAATATACGGTTTAACCCTTGGAAAAATCCCTCGAAAAGTTTGCAACATCTTAGAGAAAAAATTCAATATTGATGAGATGTATAACATTGGATTTTCATTTAGTGACGAAAATTATGGAGGTCTAGCCATAACTTTACCCCCAGGAAAATCCATGGAGCATGAAAACGCAATTGAAACAATTGTAAACCAGGCATCCATAGCAATACAACGTTCTCGTGCTGAAGAAGCTATTAAAGAATCTTTAAGAGAAAAAGATGTTTTACTGCGAGAAATTAATCATCGAGTTAAAAATAACATGCAGATTGTCTCCAGTCTCTTGAATCTGCAGACACAACACGTAGAGAAAGAAGAAACCATTGGTGTGTTAAAGGAAAGTCAGGGAAGAGTGAAATCCATGGCCATGATCCATGAAAAACTTTATCAATCTCGTGATCTGAGCCATATAAACTTCAAAGAATATGTTGAAAAACTTGTTTTTGATATTTTATACTCTTACGGGGTGAAAACAGGAACAATAACCCCTATCATCCAGGTAGATAACATAGAAATGGGGCTGGAAACTGCCATACCCCTGGGACTCATCATCAATGAACTGGTAACCAACAGTATAAAATACGCATTCCCCCAGAAAAAGGGAACAATAACCATAGCTCTCAAATCACTCTCAGAACAGATGCAACTCACCATTTCTGATGATGGAATTGGATTACCAGCAGATCTTGATCCACAAAATACAGAAACACTCGGGCTTCAACTCTTAAATAGCTTAGTTCATCAGATCGATGCTAATGTAAAGATTAACCGAGACAATGGAACCGAATTTAAGATTGTGTTTAACGAGTTAAATTATAAAAAGAGAATTGAGGATAATTTTAAAGAAAAAAATAATGATTATTCATCTCCAATTTAA
- a CDS encoding MFS transporter, whose translation MDPTPVDNKNNATGMIALATLIFVAAVANLNLSVANVALPSIGFAFDASQVQINLVAVGYSLGLAASVLWFGALGDHHGRKMMLILGTILAIPSSIVAGFAPSVEILIGARIIGGLAAGMAFPTTLALIAALWSGPTRTRAIALWSGIGAAIASLGPVISGYLLTFADWGSVFLITLPLAVIALIMVIKFIPAHISETKAPVDNIGGLFSLIFLGTLTLAINFAPVPNSGTLIIGFLIVAAATGILFIRRQRRIKNPLYDLKVASRSIFWVAACAGIIVFGALMGAMYIGQQFLQNVLSYSTLDSGLAILPAAVLMILVAPHSAKLVESHGSRFTLLSGYVFCLLGFLTMLLLWQDHIPYWKVGLAYAFVGIGVGLAGTPASHSLTGSVPVEREGMASGTADLQRDFGGAIMTSIFGALLTAGYSRSIASQISSLPSSAQQQITSGIEATLQKSFSSAAELAQQHPQYSTQIIAAAKNSFLAGDHWAYLAGIVAILIGAAIVFFKFPKKEEEERLLAQYHEIDTKEE comes from the coding sequence ATGGATCCAACACCAGTAGATAATAAAAACAATGCAACAGGAATGATAGCTCTAGCCACTCTTATTTTTGTGGCTGCAGTGGCTAATTTAAACTTATCTGTGGCCAATGTAGCTCTTCCATCCATAGGTTTTGCTTTTGATGCTTCTCAGGTTCAGATTAATCTGGTGGCAGTGGGTTACTCCCTGGGTCTGGCTGCATCAGTTCTATGGTTCGGTGCCTTAGGTGACCACCATGGTAGGAAAATGATGTTGATCCTGGGAACTATCCTGGCTATACCCTCATCTATTGTTGCTGGTTTTGCACCTTCTGTCGAGATCCTAATTGGTGCCCGTATCATTGGTGGTTTAGCCGCTGGGATGGCTTTCCCAACCACTTTAGCACTTATAGCTGCTTTATGGTCTGGACCCACACGAACCAGAGCTATTGCATTATGGTCAGGAATAGGTGCTGCCATTGCCTCTCTTGGACCAGTTATCTCCGGATATTTGTTAACATTTGCTGATTGGGGTTCTGTGTTCCTAATTACATTACCTTTAGCCGTGATAGCACTGATCATGGTAATCAAATTCATTCCTGCCCATATTAGCGAGACAAAAGCTCCAGTTGATAATATTGGAGGGTTATTTTCCCTTATCTTTCTGGGAACATTGACCCTGGCCATTAACTTCGCCCCTGTTCCGAATTCAGGAACCCTGATAATTGGTTTTTTGATAGTTGCCGCTGCTACAGGAATTCTATTTATAAGGCGCCAACGCCGTATAAAAAATCCTCTTTATGATCTTAAAGTTGCCAGTCGTAGTATCTTCTGGGTAGCAGCATGTGCCGGGATAATAGTTTTTGGGGCCCTCATGGGTGCCATGTATATCGGTCAACAGTTTTTACAAAATGTTCTCAGTTACTCAACCCTGGATTCAGGTCTGGCTATTTTACCTGCAGCAGTACTGATGATTTTAGTAGCACCCCACTCTGCAAAACTTGTTGAATCCCATGGATCCAGATTCACCCTCCTGTCAGGTTATGTATTCTGCTTGTTAGGATTTCTCACCATGTTACTATTATGGCAGGATCACATACCCTACTGGAAGGTGGGATTGGCTTACGCATTTGTAGGAATTGGGGTTGGATTGGCGGGAACTCCTGCTTCTCATTCTCTTACTGGTTCAGTTCCTGTTGAACGAGAAGGTATGGCTTCTGGAACAGCAGATTTACAACGTGATTTTGGTGGTGCAATAATGACTTCCATATTTGGAGCGTTGCTAACAGCCGGCTATTCCAGGTCCATTGCTTCACAAATTAGTAGTTTACCCTCTTCTGCCCAGCAGCAGATAACCAGTGGCATTGAAGCAACACTCCAAAAATCATTCTCCAGTGCAGCTGAACTTGCACAGCAGCATCCGCAATATTCAACCCAGATCATAGCTGCGGCAAAAAATTCCTTTTTAGCAGGAGATCACTGGGCATACCTCGCCGGGATTGTGGCCATCCTCATTGGAGCGGCCATAGTATTCTTCAAGTTTCCGAAAAAAGAGGAAGAAGAGAGATTATTAGCCCAGTATCATGAGATTGATACCAAAGAAGAATAA
- a CDS encoding PRC-barrel domain-containing protein, translating to MRLKEKIIGKEVVDINAMVIGSVKDVEVNFESKTLEAFIVGKGGLLEGLGSSRNDIIIPHSMVVAVGDKIIVKSENQHL from the coding sequence ATGAGATTAAAAGAAAAAATCATTGGGAAAGAAGTAGTAGATATTAATGCAATGGTAATTGGCAGTGTGAAGGATGTGGAAGTGAATTTTGAAAGTAAAACATTAGAAGCATTCATTGTAGGGAAGGGAGGACTTCTGGAAGGTTTGGGAAGTTCTAGAAATGATATTATAATTCCTCATAGTATGGTTGTGGCTGTGGGGGATAAAATTATTGTGAAAAGCGAAAACCAACATTTATAG
- a CDS encoding heavy metal-binding domain-containing protein gives MLILTSPTIEGKKIIEYHGLVTGDALLGANLYKDLFSGVRDVVGGRTSKYEEELTTARSIALKSMTEKAEEKGANAIIGTRVAYHNLGGTMGNTIMVTVVGTAVSFQE, from the coding sequence ATGCTGATTTTAACATCACCAACAATTGAAGGGAAAAAAATCATCGAATATCACGGTTTAGTTACAGGAGACGCCCTTTTAGGAGCAAATCTATATAAAGATTTGTTTTCAGGGGTTAGGGATGTGGTAGGTGGAAGAACCTCTAAATACGAGGAAGAGCTTACCACTGCCAGAAGTATTGCTCTAAAGAGCATGACTGAAAAAGCAGAAGAAAAAGGGGCTAATGCAATCATAGGGACTCGGGTGGCCTATCATAATTTGGGAGGCACCATGGGGAACACTATAATGGTCACCGTAGTTGGAACCGCAGTTTCGTTCCAGGAATAA
- a CDS encoding YbjQ family protein, with product MVTHGNVIIEKRWALFAILLGILLGFGSALICLAWNLVIFGFNIMYIVSPLLAGFVETVIANRKYGKSTGAISALLTFLLINGYGWFSPGWIFPKEPVTLSLITIIAIILTIQAAFPIFVNHILLVVVPGIIFRLMGALVRTPSEIIQATSPETGKREKQADEIFLDELALPLISVPDVNHGKIKNYVGLVIGEAIAEQKDSEGRFSTILKLIVPASLDDYNLGEAKKLALSQMLENAESMGANGVVEVSLDFVSMGGLQGSVTIVTATGTAVIFNEQNNPRDNLINKDPKQELIENDVRTSESIANSN from the coding sequence ATGGTTACACATGGTAATGTTATTATTGAAAAACGCTGGGCACTGTTTGCCATATTATTAGGAATTTTACTAGGATTTGGCTCTGCTCTTATCTGCCTGGCATGGAATCTAGTAATTTTCGGATTCAACATCATGTACATAGTTTCACCATTACTGGCAGGATTTGTTGAAACAGTCATAGCAAACAGAAAATATGGTAAAAGTACTGGTGCCATCAGTGCTCTTTTAACATTCCTTTTAATTAATGGTTATGGATGGTTTAGTCCAGGTTGGATTTTCCCTAAAGAACCAGTTACTCTCAGTTTAATCACCATAATTGCCATAATACTGACAATACAAGCAGCATTCCCTATATTTGTCAATCATATTCTTTTAGTGGTAGTACCTGGCATAATTTTCCGTTTAATGGGCGCACTGGTGAGGACTCCTTCGGAAATAATTCAAGCAACATCTCCTGAAACAGGGAAAAGAGAAAAACAAGCTGATGAAATCTTTCTTGATGAATTAGCATTACCATTGATATCAGTTCCAGATGTGAATCATGGAAAGATAAAAAATTATGTAGGGCTAGTTATAGGAGAAGCCATAGCCGAACAAAAGGATTCTGAGGGACGTTTTTCAACTATTCTAAAACTTATCGTACCTGCCAGTCTAGATGATTACAATTTGGGGGAGGCCAAGAAGTTGGCTTTATCTCAGATGCTGGAAAATGCTGAATCAATGGGAGCCAATGGGGTGGTTGAAGTTTCACTTGACTTTGTATCCATGGGAGGATTACAAGGCAGTGTAACCATTGTAACTGCAACAGGAACCGCAGTCATATTTAATGAACAAAATAATCCAAGGGACAATTTAATTAATAAAGACCCTAAACAGGAATTAATTGAAAACGATGTTCGTACCAGCGAATCGATTGCCAATAGTAATTAG
- a CDS encoding AI-2E family transporter yields MEDLRIPPFLQQIIVIAVIFLVIIGMKYSSEILGPILLTVFISIIIYPFLKWLEKRGLSYNQSIVVTLVATFALGLSIIWFLAVSLVELIKQLPSLTITSGGILAQYGNDIIKFLVSNIPLGNISGFIATGIFMLFAIIFLVYELPQIKIRLTKGLGADNPNLRKIFDIIDANIKYFIIRAKVNLIYGIGVSAILFVFDINFAVLWGLLTFALGFIPYLGIMLAAIPPVLVAWAKYGIWGAISMGLFFIVINTIAESYIFPKLTGKGLQMSVFVVFVSLFVWGWIIGPTGFLIGVPLTLIVINYLENFHETRWLASLMISKEEDEEEKDSKADQT; encoded by the coding sequence ATGGAAGATTTGAGAATACCACCTTTTCTCCAGCAAATCATTGTTATAGCCGTTATTTTCCTGGTAATTATTGGAATGAAATACAGTTCTGAAATTTTAGGACCAATACTCCTTACAGTATTCATCAGCATAATAATATATCCTTTTTTAAAGTGGCTGGAAAAAAGAGGCCTTTCTTACAACCAGTCAATTGTTGTAACCCTGGTTGCAACATTTGCATTAGGATTATCAATAATATGGTTTTTAGCAGTTTCATTGGTTGAACTAATAAAACAACTACCTAGTTTAACCATAACTAGCGGGGGTATCCTGGCCCAATACGGAAATGACATAATAAAATTCCTGGTCAGCAACATTCCCCTGGGGAATATTTCAGGATTTATAGCTACAGGGATTTTCATGCTCTTTGCTATTATATTCCTGGTATATGAGCTTCCTCAAATAAAAATAAGACTTACTAAGGGGTTAGGTGCAGATAACCCTAATTTACGTAAAATATTTGATATCATCGATGCCAATATCAAATACTTCATAATCAGAGCAAAGGTGAACCTGATTTATGGAATAGGTGTTTCAGCCATCCTGTTTGTATTCGACATTAACTTCGCAGTTCTCTGGGGATTATTAACATTTGCTCTGGGATTCATCCCCTATTTAGGAATTATGTTAGCAGCAATACCACCAGTATTAGTTGCATGGGCTAAATATGGCATTTGGGGAGCTATTTCAATGGGTCTTTTCTTTATAGTTATTAACACCATAGCTGAAAGTTATATATTCCCTAAACTAACTGGAAAAGGCCTTCAGATGTCAGTTTTTGTGGTATTTGTTTCATTATTTGTGTGGGGATGGATTATAGGACCTACAGGATTTTTAATTGGAGTGCCTTTGACCTTAATTGTAATAAATTATCTGGAAAACTTTCATGAAACACGCTGGCTGGCATCACTCATGATAAGCAAAGAGGAAGATGAAGAAGAAAAAGATTCAAAAGCAGATCAAACATAA